A part of Astyanax mexicanus isolate ESR-SI-001 chromosome 2, AstMex3_surface, whole genome shotgun sequence genomic DNA contains:
- the plekha5 gene encoding pleckstrin homology domain-containing family A member 5 isoform X28, which translates to MAADLKPDWLACLPSSWSYGVTRDGRVFFINEEAKSTTWLHPVTGEAVITGHRKTTDLPTGWEEGYTFEGARCFINHNERKVTCKHPVSGTPSQDNCIFVLNEHLSCGKLAAPVLNRPAPKAPASEKKERPTSTMSEASNYTGGSDYTTYPSSPTTSRPSRSSKKVHNFGKRSNSIKRNPNAPVVKSNWLYKQDSAGMKMWKKRWFVLCDMCLFYYRDEKEEGILGSILLPSFHISMLSVDDHISKKYAFKATHPNMRTYYFCTDTAKEMESWMKVMTDAALVHTEPVRRLEKVKVDPRSPQELNNMLNHRVLTRPEIQNNERNRESFRQEEKKQKPLEKQPSIREQERSFSSKDSQKEEKISLQRDGQKVSLQRDTERLVLQKDGDRYALQKDGERYTLQKDGEKYLLQKDGQKYTLHKNGERCSLQKDGENVLQKDGGRQKEREKTVLQKDREKPSFQQEGEKYGFQKETSSERPITKINTIKLQPVQSSTSSITSPITPTSAGSSSRQTHTPGPAGPAGGPSQYKAGQVNGEQGAEPDRTLSRSDSMQQLELWVRMQRNRAAPDDDTKSITSYQTLPRNMPSHRAQVVPRYPEGYRTLPRNLLRPDSICSVAGSLYDRALPPANADKRRSMRDDTMWQLYEWQQRQAHSRLGYGTLPSPKTMGRIAESIPSSPSHGSLSLYPSISPNRPFNPFSPINPLTPTNPLNPAPDVSSPVLRGDASIDRRHRAQLAKYSYLPDRRSSTAQNITPQSLQGKTPEELTLLLIKLRRQQAELNSVREHTLAQLMQLNLDTTNPKSEILSHHLQRNLMYMDSQMKENEPIIFMIHTMIENSAPRPQLYQQMSPEDYRENTYPYRPEELDVDTKLSRLCEQGKVVRTQEEKLQQLHREKHTLETALLSASQEIEMSAETSAAVQSVIQQRDVLQSGLLSTCRELSRVNAELDRSWREYDKLEADVTLAKRNLLEQLEALGSPQTEPPSQQHVQIQKELWRIQDVMEALGKNKPKRSTEPSFPGANPISSLQKSEESDSAPPRPPLPQVYEGGDRPSGHAPPCPGSAPPPTPRTTPHRPEDRKAAQRNGAHSGPDYRLYKSEVVR; encoded by the exons tcACAATGAGCGGAAAGTGACGTGTAAGCACCCGGTCTCCGGCACGCCCTCGCAGGATAACTGCATCTTTGTCCTCAACGAACA CCTGAGTTGTGGGAAACTTGCGGCCCCTGTGTTGAACAG gCCGGCTCCTAAAGCTCCCGCCAGCGAGAAGAAGGAGCGACCAACGAGCACCATGAGCGAAGCCTCCAACTACACCGGCGGCTCCGACTACACCACCTATCCCAGCAGCCCCACCACCTCCAGA CCGTCAAGATCCTCGAAAAAAGTCCATAATTTTGGGAAGAGGTCCAACTCGATAAAGAGAAACCCGAACGCTCCGGTGGTGAAAAGTAACTGGCTTTACAAACAG GACAGCGCTGGGATGAAGATGTGGAAGAAGAGGTGGTTTGTGCTGTGTGACATGTGTCTCTTCTATTATAGAG ATGAGAAGGAGGAGGGGATTCTGGGAAGTATCCTGTTACCCAGCTTCCACATCTCCATGCTGTCTGTAGACGATCACATCAGCAAGAAATACGCCTTCAAG GCTACACATCCGAACATGCGCACCTATTATTTCTGCACCGATACGGCAAAAGAGATGGAGTCCTGGATGAAGGTGATGACGGACGCAGCGCTCGTCCACACGGAGCCGGTCCGGAG GTTGGAAAAGGTGAAGGTAGATCCCCGCAGTCCACAGGAGCTTAACAACATGCTGAATCACAGAGTTCTGACCCGACCCGAGATCCAGAACAACGAGAGGAACCGCGAGAGTTTCCGTCAGGAGGAGAAGAAACAGAAACCTCTGGAGAAACAGCCGAGTATCAGAGAGCAGGAGAGAAGCTTCTCCTCTAAAGACTCCCAGAAAGAGGAGAAGATCTCTCTGCAGAGAGACGGACAGAAAGTGTCTCTGcagagagacacggagagactgGTGCTGCAGAAAGACGGGGACAGGTACGCTCTGCAGAAGGACGGAGAACGCTACACCCtccagaaagatggagagaaataCCTGCTGCAGAAAGACGGACAGAAATACACTCTTCATAAAAACGGAGAGAGGTGTTCTCTTCAAAAGGATGGAGAGAACGTTCTGCAGAAAGACGGAGGGAGACAGAAAGAACGAGAGAAGACGGTTCTGCAGAAAGATCGAGAGAAACCCAGTTTTCAGCAGGAAGGAGAGAAATACGGTTTTCAGAAAGAGACGAGTTCAGAGAGACCGATCACCAAAATCAACACCATCAAACTGCAGCCGGTTCagtcctccacctcctccatcaCCTCCCCCATCACCCCCACCTCCGCCGGGTCCTCCTCCCGCCAGACCCACACCCCCGGACCCGCGGGACCAGCAGGAGGTCCCTCTCAGTATAAAGCAGGACAGGTAAACGGGGAGCAGGGCGCTGAGCCTGACAGGACCCTCAGCAGGAGCGACTCCATGCAGCAGCTGGAGCTGTGGGTCCGAATGCAGCGCAACCGAGCCGCACCCGACGACGACACCAAGAG CATCACTTCTTATCAGACGCTGCCGAGGAACATGCCCAGTCACCGGGCGCAGGTGGTGCCGCGCTACCCTGAGGGATACCGGACGCTCCCGCGGAACCTGCTGCGTCCGGACAGTATCTGCAGCGTGGCGGGGTCTCTGTACGACCGGGCGCTGCCACCCGCCAACGCCGACAAGCGCCGCTCCATGCGGGACGACACCATGTGGCAGCTGTACGAGTGGCAGCAGCGGCAGGCGCACAGCCGGCTGGGATACGGGACGCTGCCCAGCCCCAAGACCATGGGGCGCATCGCCGAGTCCATCCCGTCCTCGCCGTCCCACGGCTCCCTGTCCCTGTACCCCTCCATCTCCCCCAACCGCCCCTTTAACCCCTTCAGCCCCATAAACCCCCTAACCCCCACCAACCCCTTAAACCCCGCCCCCGACGTCTCCTCACCCGTCCTCCGCGGAGACGCCAGCATCGACCGCCGCCACAGAGCCCAGCTCGCCAAG TACTCTTACCTGCCTGACCGCAGATCCTCAACAGCTCAGAACATCACACCTCAGTCCCTGCAGGGTAAAACG CCGGAGGAGCTGACCCTGCTGCTGATTAAACTGCGCCGGCAGCAGGCTGAGCTCAACAGCGTCCGAGAGCACACTCTCGCGCAGCTAATGCAGCTTAACCTCGACACCACCAACCCAAAG AGTGAGATTCTCTCCCACCACCTGCAGAGGAATCTCATGTATATGGACAGCCAG ATGAAGGAGAATGAGCCGATAATCTTCATGATTCACACTATGATTGAGAACTCTGCTCCAAGGCCTCAACTATACCAGCAA ATGAGTCCTGAAGATTACAGAGAAAACACTTACCCATACAGACCTGAGGAGCTGGATGTGGAC ACTAAACTGAGTCGACTGTGTGAACAGGGTAAAGTGGTCCGAACCCAAGAGGAGAAACTCCAGCAGCTCCACAGAGAGAAG CACACTCTGGAGACGGCTCTGCTGTCGGCGAGTCAGGAGATCGAGATGAGCGCTGAGACCTCGGCGGCGGTGCAGAGCGTCATACAGCAGCGGGACGTCCTGCAGAGCGGCCTGCTCAGCACCTGCAGAGAACTGTCCCGAGTAAACGCT GAGCTGGATCGGAGCTGGAGAGAGTATGATAAGCTGGAGGCTGATGTTACTCTGGCTAAGAGGAAcctgctggagcagctggaggcTCTCGGGAGTCCACAG ACGGAGCCGCCCAGTCAGCAGCACGTTCAGATTCAGAAGGAGTTGTGGAGAATTCAGGACGTGATGGAGGCGCTCGgtaaaaacaagccaaagagaaGCACAGAACCCA GTTTTCCAGGAGCAAATCCAATCTCCAGCCTTCAGAAAAGTGAG GAGTCCGACTCCGCCCCCCCGCGTCCTCCTCTCCCCCAGGTGTATGAGGGTGGTGATCGCCCGAGCGGGCACGCCCCGCCCTGCCCCGGCTCGGCCCCGCCCCCCACACCTCGCACCACCCCGCACCGGCCGGAGGACCGCAAAGCTGCCCAGAGAAACGGTGCCCACAGC GGTCCGGACTACAGGCTGTataagagtgaggtagtgaggtag
- the plekha5 gene encoding pleckstrin homology domain-containing family A member 5 isoform X19, with amino-acid sequence MAADLKPDWLACLPSSWSYGVTRDGRVFFINEEAKSTTWLHPVTGEAVITGHRKTTDLPTGWEEGYTFEGARCFINHNERKVTCKHPVSGTPSQDNCIFVLNEHLSCGKLAAPVLNRPAPKAPASEKKERPTSTMSEASNYTGGSDYTTYPSSPTTSRPSRSSKKVHNFGKRSNSIKRNPNAPVVKSNWLYKQDSAGMKMWKKRWFVLCDMCLFYYRDEKEEGILGSILLPSFHISMLSVDDHISKKYAFKATHPNMRTYYFCTDTAKEMESWMKVMTDAALVHTEPVRRLEKVKVDPRSPQELNNMLNHRVLTRPEIQNNERNRESFRQEEKKQKPLEKQPSIREQERSFSSKDSQKEEKISLQRDGQKVSLQRDTERLVLQKDGDRYALQKDGERYTLQKDGEKYLLQKDGQKYTLHKNGERCSLQKDGENVLQKDGGRQKEREKTVLQKDREKPSFQQEGEKYGFQKETSSERPITKINTIKLQPVQSSTSSITSPITPTSAGSSSRQTHTPGPAGPAGGPSQYKAGQVNGEQGAEPDRTLSRSDSMQQLELWVRMQRNRAAPDDDTKSITSYQTLPRNMPSHRAQVVPRYPEGYRTLPRNLLRPDSICSVAGSLYDRALPPANADKRRSMRDDTMWQLYEWQQRQAHSRLGYGTLPSPKTMGRIAESIPSSPSHGSLSLYPSISPNRPFNPFSPINPLTPTNPLNPAPDVSSPVLRGDASIDRRHRAQLAKYSYLPDRRSSTAQNITPQSLQGKTPEELTLLLIKLRRQQAELNSVREHTLAQLMQLNLDTTNPKSEILSHHLQRNLMYMDSQMKENEPIIFMIHTMIENSAPRPQLYQQMSPEDYRENTYPYRPEELDVDTKLSRLCEQGKVVRTQEEKLQQLHREKHTLETALLSASQEIEMSAETSAAVQSVIQQRDVLQSGLLSTCRELSRVNAELDRSWREYDKLEADVTLAKRNLLEQLEALGSPQTEPPSQQHVQIQKELWRIQDVMEALGKNKPKRSTEPSFPGANPISSLQKSEESDSAPPRPPLPQVYEGGDRPSGHAPPCPGSAPPPTPRTTPHRPEDRKAAQRNGAHSGPDYRLYKSEVVSEVVSEVVSEVVCEVVCEVVR; translated from the exons tcACAATGAGCGGAAAGTGACGTGTAAGCACCCGGTCTCCGGCACGCCCTCGCAGGATAACTGCATCTTTGTCCTCAACGAACA CCTGAGTTGTGGGAAACTTGCGGCCCCTGTGTTGAACAG gCCGGCTCCTAAAGCTCCCGCCAGCGAGAAGAAGGAGCGACCAACGAGCACCATGAGCGAAGCCTCCAACTACACCGGCGGCTCCGACTACACCACCTATCCCAGCAGCCCCACCACCTCCAGA CCGTCAAGATCCTCGAAAAAAGTCCATAATTTTGGGAAGAGGTCCAACTCGATAAAGAGAAACCCGAACGCTCCGGTGGTGAAAAGTAACTGGCTTTACAAACAG GACAGCGCTGGGATGAAGATGTGGAAGAAGAGGTGGTTTGTGCTGTGTGACATGTGTCTCTTCTATTATAGAG ATGAGAAGGAGGAGGGGATTCTGGGAAGTATCCTGTTACCCAGCTTCCACATCTCCATGCTGTCTGTAGACGATCACATCAGCAAGAAATACGCCTTCAAG GCTACACATCCGAACATGCGCACCTATTATTTCTGCACCGATACGGCAAAAGAGATGGAGTCCTGGATGAAGGTGATGACGGACGCAGCGCTCGTCCACACGGAGCCGGTCCGGAG GTTGGAAAAGGTGAAGGTAGATCCCCGCAGTCCACAGGAGCTTAACAACATGCTGAATCACAGAGTTCTGACCCGACCCGAGATCCAGAACAACGAGAGGAACCGCGAGAGTTTCCGTCAGGAGGAGAAGAAACAGAAACCTCTGGAGAAACAGCCGAGTATCAGAGAGCAGGAGAGAAGCTTCTCCTCTAAAGACTCCCAGAAAGAGGAGAAGATCTCTCTGCAGAGAGACGGACAGAAAGTGTCTCTGcagagagacacggagagactgGTGCTGCAGAAAGACGGGGACAGGTACGCTCTGCAGAAGGACGGAGAACGCTACACCCtccagaaagatggagagaaataCCTGCTGCAGAAAGACGGACAGAAATACACTCTTCATAAAAACGGAGAGAGGTGTTCTCTTCAAAAGGATGGAGAGAACGTTCTGCAGAAAGACGGAGGGAGACAGAAAGAACGAGAGAAGACGGTTCTGCAGAAAGATCGAGAGAAACCCAGTTTTCAGCAGGAAGGAGAGAAATACGGTTTTCAGAAAGAGACGAGTTCAGAGAGACCGATCACCAAAATCAACACCATCAAACTGCAGCCGGTTCagtcctccacctcctccatcaCCTCCCCCATCACCCCCACCTCCGCCGGGTCCTCCTCCCGCCAGACCCACACCCCCGGACCCGCGGGACCAGCAGGAGGTCCCTCTCAGTATAAAGCAGGACAGGTAAACGGGGAGCAGGGCGCTGAGCCTGACAGGACCCTCAGCAGGAGCGACTCCATGCAGCAGCTGGAGCTGTGGGTCCGAATGCAGCGCAACCGAGCCGCACCCGACGACGACACCAAGAG CATCACTTCTTATCAGACGCTGCCGAGGAACATGCCCAGTCACCGGGCGCAGGTGGTGCCGCGCTACCCTGAGGGATACCGGACGCTCCCGCGGAACCTGCTGCGTCCGGACAGTATCTGCAGCGTGGCGGGGTCTCTGTACGACCGGGCGCTGCCACCCGCCAACGCCGACAAGCGCCGCTCCATGCGGGACGACACCATGTGGCAGCTGTACGAGTGGCAGCAGCGGCAGGCGCACAGCCGGCTGGGATACGGGACGCTGCCCAGCCCCAAGACCATGGGGCGCATCGCCGAGTCCATCCCGTCCTCGCCGTCCCACGGCTCCCTGTCCCTGTACCCCTCCATCTCCCCCAACCGCCCCTTTAACCCCTTCAGCCCCATAAACCCCCTAACCCCCACCAACCCCTTAAACCCCGCCCCCGACGTCTCCTCACCCGTCCTCCGCGGAGACGCCAGCATCGACCGCCGCCACAGAGCCCAGCTCGCCAAG TACTCTTACCTGCCTGACCGCAGATCCTCAACAGCTCAGAACATCACACCTCAGTCCCTGCAGGGTAAAACG CCGGAGGAGCTGACCCTGCTGCTGATTAAACTGCGCCGGCAGCAGGCTGAGCTCAACAGCGTCCGAGAGCACACTCTCGCGCAGCTAATGCAGCTTAACCTCGACACCACCAACCCAAAG AGTGAGATTCTCTCCCACCACCTGCAGAGGAATCTCATGTATATGGACAGCCAG ATGAAGGAGAATGAGCCGATAATCTTCATGATTCACACTATGATTGAGAACTCTGCTCCAAGGCCTCAACTATACCAGCAA ATGAGTCCTGAAGATTACAGAGAAAACACTTACCCATACAGACCTGAGGAGCTGGATGTGGAC ACTAAACTGAGTCGACTGTGTGAACAGGGTAAAGTGGTCCGAACCCAAGAGGAGAAACTCCAGCAGCTCCACAGAGAGAAG CACACTCTGGAGACGGCTCTGCTGTCGGCGAGTCAGGAGATCGAGATGAGCGCTGAGACCTCGGCGGCGGTGCAGAGCGTCATACAGCAGCGGGACGTCCTGCAGAGCGGCCTGCTCAGCACCTGCAGAGAACTGTCCCGAGTAAACGCT GAGCTGGATCGGAGCTGGAGAGAGTATGATAAGCTGGAGGCTGATGTTACTCTGGCTAAGAGGAAcctgctggagcagctggaggcTCTCGGGAGTCCACAG ACGGAGCCGCCCAGTCAGCAGCACGTTCAGATTCAGAAGGAGTTGTGGAGAATTCAGGACGTGATGGAGGCGCTCGgtaaaaacaagccaaagagaaGCACAGAACCCA GTTTTCCAGGAGCAAATCCAATCTCCAGCCTTCAGAAAAGTGAG GAGTCCGACTCCGCCCCCCCGCGTCCTCCTCTCCCCCAGGTGTATGAGGGTGGTGATCGCCCGAGCGGGCACGCCCCGCCCTGCCCCGGCTCGGCCCCGCCCCCCACACCTCGCACCACCCCGCACCGGCCGGAGGACCGCAAAGCTGCCCAGAGAAACGGTGCCCACAGC GGTCCGGACTACAGGCTGTataagagtgaggtagtgagtgaggtagtgagtgaggtagtgagtgaggtagtgtgtgag gtagtgtgtgaggtagtgaggtag
- the plekha5 gene encoding pleckstrin homology domain-containing family A member 5 isoform X25 produces the protein MAADLKPDWLACLPSSWSYGVTRDGRVFFINEEAKSTTWLHPVTGEAVITGHRKTTDLPTGWEEGYTFEGARCFINHNERKVTCKHPVSGTPSQDNCIFVLNEHLSCGKLAAPVLNRPAPKAPASEKKERPTSTMSEASNYTGGSDYTTYPSSPTTSRPSRSSKKVHNFGKRSNSIKRNPNAPVVKSNWLYKQDSAGMKMWKKRWFVLCDMCLFYYRDEKEEGILGSILLPSFHISMLSVDDHISKKYAFKATHPNMRTYYFCTDTAKEMESWMKVMTDAALVHTEPVRRLEKVKVDPRSPQELNNMLNHRVLTRPEIQNNERNRESFRQEEKKQKPLEKQPSIREQERSFSSKDSQKEEKISLQRDGQKVSLQRDTERLVLQKDGDRYALQKDGERYTLQKDGEKYLLQKDGQKYTLHKNGERCSLQKDGENVLQKDGGRQKEREKTVLQKDREKPSFQQEGEKYGFQKETSSERPITKINTIKLQPVQSSTSSITSPITPTSAGSSSRQTHTPGPAGPAGGPSQYKAGQVNGEQGAEPDRTLSRSDSMQQLELWVRMQRNRAAPDDDTKSITSYQTLPRNMPSHRAQVVPRYPEGYRTLPRNLLRPDSICSVAGSLYDRALPPANADKRRSMRDDTMWQLYEWQQRQAHSRLGYGTLPSPKTMGRIAESIPSSPSHGSLSLYPSISPNRPFNPFSPINPLTPTNPLNPAPDVSSPVLRGDASIDRRHRAQLAKYSYLPDRRSSTAQNITPQSLQGKTPEELTLLLIKLRRQQAELNSVREHTLAQLMQLNLDTTNPKSEILSHHLQRNLMYMDSQMKENEPIIFMIHTMIENSAPRPQLYQQMSPEDYRENTYPYRPEELDVDTKLSRLCEQGKVVRTQEEKLQQLHREKHTLETALLSASQEIEMSAETSAAVQSVIQQRDVLQSGLLSTCRELSRVNAELDRSWREYDKLEADVTLAKRNLLEQLEALGSPQTEPPSQQHVQIQKELWRIQDVMEALGKNKPKRSTEPSFPGANPISSLQKSEESDSAPPRPPLPQVYEGGDRPSGHAPPCPGSAPPPTPRTTPHRPEDRKAAQRNGAHSGPDYRLYKSEVVSEVVCEVVCEVVR, from the exons tcACAATGAGCGGAAAGTGACGTGTAAGCACCCGGTCTCCGGCACGCCCTCGCAGGATAACTGCATCTTTGTCCTCAACGAACA CCTGAGTTGTGGGAAACTTGCGGCCCCTGTGTTGAACAG gCCGGCTCCTAAAGCTCCCGCCAGCGAGAAGAAGGAGCGACCAACGAGCACCATGAGCGAAGCCTCCAACTACACCGGCGGCTCCGACTACACCACCTATCCCAGCAGCCCCACCACCTCCAGA CCGTCAAGATCCTCGAAAAAAGTCCATAATTTTGGGAAGAGGTCCAACTCGATAAAGAGAAACCCGAACGCTCCGGTGGTGAAAAGTAACTGGCTTTACAAACAG GACAGCGCTGGGATGAAGATGTGGAAGAAGAGGTGGTTTGTGCTGTGTGACATGTGTCTCTTCTATTATAGAG ATGAGAAGGAGGAGGGGATTCTGGGAAGTATCCTGTTACCCAGCTTCCACATCTCCATGCTGTCTGTAGACGATCACATCAGCAAGAAATACGCCTTCAAG GCTACACATCCGAACATGCGCACCTATTATTTCTGCACCGATACGGCAAAAGAGATGGAGTCCTGGATGAAGGTGATGACGGACGCAGCGCTCGTCCACACGGAGCCGGTCCGGAG GTTGGAAAAGGTGAAGGTAGATCCCCGCAGTCCACAGGAGCTTAACAACATGCTGAATCACAGAGTTCTGACCCGACCCGAGATCCAGAACAACGAGAGGAACCGCGAGAGTTTCCGTCAGGAGGAGAAGAAACAGAAACCTCTGGAGAAACAGCCGAGTATCAGAGAGCAGGAGAGAAGCTTCTCCTCTAAAGACTCCCAGAAAGAGGAGAAGATCTCTCTGCAGAGAGACGGACAGAAAGTGTCTCTGcagagagacacggagagactgGTGCTGCAGAAAGACGGGGACAGGTACGCTCTGCAGAAGGACGGAGAACGCTACACCCtccagaaagatggagagaaataCCTGCTGCAGAAAGACGGACAGAAATACACTCTTCATAAAAACGGAGAGAGGTGTTCTCTTCAAAAGGATGGAGAGAACGTTCTGCAGAAAGACGGAGGGAGACAGAAAGAACGAGAGAAGACGGTTCTGCAGAAAGATCGAGAGAAACCCAGTTTTCAGCAGGAAGGAGAGAAATACGGTTTTCAGAAAGAGACGAGTTCAGAGAGACCGATCACCAAAATCAACACCATCAAACTGCAGCCGGTTCagtcctccacctcctccatcaCCTCCCCCATCACCCCCACCTCCGCCGGGTCCTCCTCCCGCCAGACCCACACCCCCGGACCCGCGGGACCAGCAGGAGGTCCCTCTCAGTATAAAGCAGGACAGGTAAACGGGGAGCAGGGCGCTGAGCCTGACAGGACCCTCAGCAGGAGCGACTCCATGCAGCAGCTGGAGCTGTGGGTCCGAATGCAGCGCAACCGAGCCGCACCCGACGACGACACCAAGAG CATCACTTCTTATCAGACGCTGCCGAGGAACATGCCCAGTCACCGGGCGCAGGTGGTGCCGCGCTACCCTGAGGGATACCGGACGCTCCCGCGGAACCTGCTGCGTCCGGACAGTATCTGCAGCGTGGCGGGGTCTCTGTACGACCGGGCGCTGCCACCCGCCAACGCCGACAAGCGCCGCTCCATGCGGGACGACACCATGTGGCAGCTGTACGAGTGGCAGCAGCGGCAGGCGCACAGCCGGCTGGGATACGGGACGCTGCCCAGCCCCAAGACCATGGGGCGCATCGCCGAGTCCATCCCGTCCTCGCCGTCCCACGGCTCCCTGTCCCTGTACCCCTCCATCTCCCCCAACCGCCCCTTTAACCCCTTCAGCCCCATAAACCCCCTAACCCCCACCAACCCCTTAAACCCCGCCCCCGACGTCTCCTCACCCGTCCTCCGCGGAGACGCCAGCATCGACCGCCGCCACAGAGCCCAGCTCGCCAAG TACTCTTACCTGCCTGACCGCAGATCCTCAACAGCTCAGAACATCACACCTCAGTCCCTGCAGGGTAAAACG CCGGAGGAGCTGACCCTGCTGCTGATTAAACTGCGCCGGCAGCAGGCTGAGCTCAACAGCGTCCGAGAGCACACTCTCGCGCAGCTAATGCAGCTTAACCTCGACACCACCAACCCAAAG AGTGAGATTCTCTCCCACCACCTGCAGAGGAATCTCATGTATATGGACAGCCAG ATGAAGGAGAATGAGCCGATAATCTTCATGATTCACACTATGATTGAGAACTCTGCTCCAAGGCCTCAACTATACCAGCAA ATGAGTCCTGAAGATTACAGAGAAAACACTTACCCATACAGACCTGAGGAGCTGGATGTGGAC ACTAAACTGAGTCGACTGTGTGAACAGGGTAAAGTGGTCCGAACCCAAGAGGAGAAACTCCAGCAGCTCCACAGAGAGAAG CACACTCTGGAGACGGCTCTGCTGTCGGCGAGTCAGGAGATCGAGATGAGCGCTGAGACCTCGGCGGCGGTGCAGAGCGTCATACAGCAGCGGGACGTCCTGCAGAGCGGCCTGCTCAGCACCTGCAGAGAACTGTCCCGAGTAAACGCT GAGCTGGATCGGAGCTGGAGAGAGTATGATAAGCTGGAGGCTGATGTTACTCTGGCTAAGAGGAAcctgctggagcagctggaggcTCTCGGGAGTCCACAG ACGGAGCCGCCCAGTCAGCAGCACGTTCAGATTCAGAAGGAGTTGTGGAGAATTCAGGACGTGATGGAGGCGCTCGgtaaaaacaagccaaagagaaGCACAGAACCCA GTTTTCCAGGAGCAAATCCAATCTCCAGCCTTCAGAAAAGTGAG GAGTCCGACTCCGCCCCCCCGCGTCCTCCTCTCCCCCAGGTGTATGAGGGTGGTGATCGCCCGAGCGGGCACGCCCCGCCCTGCCCCGGCTCGGCCCCGCCCCCCACACCTCGCACCACCCCGCACCGGCCGGAGGACCGCAAAGCTGCCCAGAGAAACGGTGCCCACAGC GGTCCGGACTACAGGCTGTATAAGagtgag gtagtgagtgaggtagtgtgtgaggtagtgtgtgaggtagtgaggtag